Genomic window (Phycisphaeraceae bacterium):
GCGTAAGAGCCAAGCCAGCAGCATAACCTTGCTGCAACATATGTCTGAGAACGAACCCAACGAACAGAACGAACGAACTGACTCCCTCGAAGCGATCGAGCATCTCATCGCGCTGAGCGAGGAAGCTGTTGATCGCGGTGACTTTACAGCAAACGAAGAGTATTGGGAGCAGGCACTGGCAATGCGGCTTCGGCTTGTCCCTGGAGATACTGAGGACACTGCACACATGCTCGACGACAGCGGCGTCAGCAAGGAACTCGCAGGCAAGCACAGCGAAGCGGAATCCCTCTTCATGCGGGCAGTTGCAATGTACGAAACAATACATAGTCAAGAACACGCGGATATCGCAACCGTGCTCGACGATCTGTCCCGCGTGAAGGAATCGCGGGGAGATATAGAGGCAGCCCTCTCCGTGCAGGATCGTGCGTATTCCATGCGTCAGCGTGTCCAGCCGAAAGAAGACGAGGCATCGGTTATGGCGCTGATGCGATGCGGTTTTCTCAAGGCACAACTGGGACAACTTGAGCAGGCTGAGACCGACTATGTTGCGGCGCACGAGATGATGCAGCGACTCGGCTATGGTGATCACGAAGCTGTCGCAAAGAATCTGGCGAACCGCGCACACGCAATCTCATACCTTCACCGCGCTGATGAAAGTATACAGATCTTTGAGGAAGCGCTCGCAATGCAGAGACGATTGTACGCGGGAGACCATCCCGACATCGCAAACTGCCTTTCGAGTCTTGCATCAATATACCTTGTGATTGATCAGCCCCACAAAGCGAGGCCGATCATCGAAGAAGCACACGCGATGGCTGCTCGTGTATATCCGGAAGATCACCCCCACCGAGGGACAATCGAAGGCTGGTATCAGACCATATGTGAAAACACACCTTGACACGTATGTGTAATCATGACAAAGGCAGCTTGTACCTCTCGTTATCTAGTGACTCTTGTGAGTCATCACCAAGTAAGGCGAGCGGATCATCTGAACCGATCCGAGCTTCAGCGCGCATCGCAGCGATCTCGCGCTTGCGCGGTTCCGGCGATGACGACATCATGACAAGCAGCGCATCCTCGACGGACATCGTCCGCTCGCTCACATACGCAACCACCTCGGCCCACGTTCTGTCAACCTCATCAGGATGGGCACCGGACGATGGTGAGACTGTAAGCACCTTCGATGCATCATCGATCGTCATCGCGCCGCTTGCAATCTGTGCGAGCATCTCGCGCTTGCGGTCCTCTGGCGCGTGCGAATGCACGATCATCGCGATGTCCGCGCCGGTGAGCACGCCCTCGTCAACATACGTGAGGGCCTCGCGCCATGTCTGCTCCTGATCGGTATCGCTGCTTGCGCGGTGATTGGTCTTCGTATCAACCGGGACGCGCTCAAGATACGACAGCACGAGCCGGTGACAACTGGTGCACCAGCCCGGCACGCGCTTGGTATTGGATGTGGCACAGCGCCTCACCGCGCCGGCCCTCCCCGCGTCTGCTGTGCGTCCGCAGCGCGGGCACCGAAACCGCCACCCAAGCGCAGTGTCGAACTCGCCCAAAGGGGTCCGTTTGCCAAAGAAACGCTGCTTCCATGTGAATCCGGTTGGCATCGTCACACTCCGGGATTGCTCTACACGATCCATGTGATCATATTGGCCGATGTCTCTATCAGATTTCAGGGGAGGGAAAGAGCAGGCAAAGCGTCGTCTATTGCATGCTGTTGTTTGATGCCAGCCTATTTGAGCTCTTGCGCAAGTCCGATGAGCACTCCCTCGGGGCCTCGGATGTAGCAAAGTCGGTACACTTCCTGATACTGTGCGACGTTACCAACGAGCACCGCACCACGCTTGCTGAGCCGAGCGAGTGTGTCGTCGATATCCTCCACGGTGAACATGACGCGCAGGTAGCCAAGGGTATTGACAGGAGCAACACGGTGATCGGCGACCACAGGCGGCGCGAGGAATCGGGACAACTCGAGGCGGCTGTGACCATCCGGCGTACGCATCATGGCAATCTCGACACGCATGTCCCGCAGTCCGGTCACGTCATCAGCCCAAGCCCCTTCGATCGGGGCGCGCCCTTCGAGTTCAAGGCCGAGTTCAGTGAAGAACGCAACAGCGGCATCGATGTCCTCCACCACAATACCGACATTGTCCATACGTTTGACAGTCAACGTGTATCCTCTGCCTGTCACACGGCAATAACCCAGCATCATCAGCAAGATGCAGTTCGCACGATATCTGCACATGATGGGTTTCGCGAATGACGCGACAACCCGGTACTGTGATAATACACCGCAATGGGCCGCAGGCTGGCTGGAAGCCCATCCCATCAATCATGCCACACTCCCCGATTCGCCGATGATCCAGAACATCCGGGAGCGTTTCCCGTGTACCAATCCCACCCAACACCACCTCCCAGAGCCCAATTTCAAAGATGCCACAGTGGTTCTACCAGATGATGCCCGAGCTTCTCTACCTGCTATTCGTGCTCGCGTTCGGCGGGTGCGTCGGGTCGCTGCTCAATGTTGTCGCGTACCGGATGCCGCTCGGGCTCTCGATCGTCACGCCACCGTCGCGCTGCCCGAAATGCAACACGAAGCTCGCGTGGCGCGACAACATCCCCGTGTTCGGCTGGCTGTTTCTTCGCGGCAAGTGCAGATATTGCAAGAACCCGATCAGCCCGGAGTATCCGATCGTTGAAGCGTGCGTCGCGCTGCTCTTCGGTGTGTACTATGTTGTGTGGTACATGATCCCGCGCGACGCGGTGTGGCTCGGCGTTCCCATCGGTCTGCTCAAGCCCGAGTGGACGATCGAAGCGCGCAGCGGTTTCCACACCTGGCCGACATTCATGCTCATGCTGCTGATGCTCGGCGCGCTCACAGGCATGTTCCTTGTCGATGCCAAGACATTCATGATCCCGTTGCAACTCTCGGCGATCCCCGCGATCCTTGGACTCATCATCCATCCGCTACACGCAGCGTGGATTTCACACAAGGGGTACGTCGCGGGCTTTGGACACACTCAGCCGATGGGTGGCTGGGCGATCCCGATCCCCGAGGGCTGGTGGTGGATTGGTGCAAGCATCGGCGCAGGCATCGGACTCATCATCGGAAACCTGCTGTTGCACTTCGGGTTGCTCAAATGCAGCTTCCACGACTATGAGCAGTGGGAAGAAGAGCACATCGCAAAGCACAAAGCCGAGCAAACGCAATCAGCAGCAACGCCAGAACCTGGCGAGAACGCATCCGCTTCATCTGAAACTATTGATGGGGAACAAGAGAAAGAGACAAACAACGAAAACGACGAGATGCCCGCGGACATGTGGATCCAGTATCCATATGCGCGGCGGGAGGTTCTCCGCGAACTGCTGTTCCTTGCACCGTGTCTCGGTCTCTTTGTCGCTGGCGGCTGGCTGATCGAAGCTATGAACCTCACATCTGCGCCCCCACTCTGGCTACGTGTGTTTGCGGGTTCATTGATGGGTTTTCTGATCGGTGGCGGCGTGGTGTGGGCGATCCGGATCTTCGGCACGCTCGGCTTTGGCAAGGAGGCGATGGGGCTCGGCGATGTCCATCTGATGGCGGGTGTCGGCGCGGTTGTTGGGTTCGTTGACGCCTCGCTCGCACCGTTTCTTGCGTCATTCGTCGGGCTCGGCTGGCGGATCATCACGTTGATCGGCGGGAACAAGTTCCCCAAGGCAATGCCGTTCGGACCGTATCTCGCGGTCGCTGTTGTGCTTGCGATGCTGTTTCGACACCCGATCGAGTATCTGCTGTCTGCACTCGCGGGAAATCCCGTCAATCTGCCGTAAACCAATCTGCTGCCATATCGCTCGTGACAACTTATCCACACGGTGTTGACAGGCAGGTTTTTCCACACTGTTTTCCAAGCATTGTCAAATATGCTGACAGTCTTCGTACTTTCCGCACAGACAGGCTAAACTCAGCACTTCTGACCTGCGCTCATATCCGAGCGATTGATTATCTGGAGTCCACACCCATGTCGAGTTTTCCATCGCGTCGCATTGTCGTTGCACTTGGCCTTGCAGGTATCGGAGTCGGTCTGACTGGTTGCAGTTCTGTCTCAAAGAATCAGTATGACGCTGCTGTGAGTGAAGCGTTCGAGTTGCGTCAGGAGCTCGACTCCACGCGTGGGCAGCTTGCTGAAGCAGAAGCTCGCTACGCGGCTTCATCATCAGAGAACGATCAACTGCGCCAGAACCTTGAGTTCGAGCGCAATCGCGCATCGACCATCGTGCAACAGCCACCACAGATCAACTACGGGTTCGAGGGCATCGAAGGCGTAAGCACGCGCGTCACGAGCGAAGGCATCGTGCTGACCGTCGAGGGTGACATCCTGTTCGACTCGGGCAAGGTCGATCTGCGCAATGCAGCGAAGCAGTCGCTCGATCGCATCGCTTCGAGCATCCAGTCGCGATACCCAGGCAGCCTGGTTCGCATCGAGGGGTACACAGACTCAGACCCGATCAAGAAGAGTAAGTGGACCTCGAACGAGCAACTCTCGGGCGAGCGCGCACTGGCAGTCGAGAAATATCTTGTTTCCCGTGGCCTCAAGGGCGATCGCGTCTACTTCTCCGGGTTCGGCCCGGCAGCGCCAAAGGCGACCAAGAAGGACTCACGCCGCGTCGAGATCGTCATCGCGCAGTGATCTGATTTCGTCTAGAATACGGCTCGACGCGAATTGCGTGTCGGGCCGTTTTTCTTTGGTTGTGTGTTCGTTTTCCGGAAAGCAGGTTGTTGTGAAGCCCATCCTCTCAAGTGTTGCTCTTGCTGCTGTTGCGCTCTCTCTGACAGGCTGTGCCATCCACGGACCAAGCGCAGAAGATATCGCGGTCGAGCAGCTTGCAACATACCAGCCCCGCCACAGCGCTCCGATCTTCCACGGCGAGAACGGAGCACGCATGTCGTGGGATCACATGCTCAATGCGCTCGCCGATGCAGATGTGATCGTGCTTGGCGAACTGCACGACGACGCGTTCGGACACCGCGTGCAACTCGCGATTGTCGAGGACATGATGACGAGGCACGAGGGCACCGCGCTCTCGATGGAGATGCTCGACCGCAACGAGCAAGCAACCATCGACGACTATCTCGCGGGCATGATCACGCAGGACCAGTTCATCGAACGCACCGCCTCGACCGCGTGGCATCGCAACACACAGGCGTTCCTCTCGGGTGAGATGCCAAAGGACGAGTTTGTCGAGAAGATGAACGCGTTCGGCTGGCCCGACTGGATGAACAACTACCTGCCGATCATCAACGCTGCAAAGGAAAACAACGCACGCATCATCGGCGCAAACACGCCGTGGGCACTCTACACACGACTGGCAAATCGCGAGGGATACGACGCGCTGAACGCGCTAACCGATGCGCAGCGGGTAAACTTTGATCTGCCGCACGAGATTCTGACAGGCACATACCGCGAGAACTTCTGGCAGGTGATGGCTGGACGCGCCGAGGGCGACCCCGTCGAAGATGTCGAGACACCGCATGGTGTCCATCCCGGCATGACCGACGAAAGTATCCTCGGTATGTTCAAGAGCCAGCTTCTGATGGACGCAACCATGGCTGGGTCTATCGCGAATGCACTAAATACCGGATCGGTGCGCGTCATCCATCTCGTCGGGCAGTTCCACTCCGACTTCCGTGGAGGCACCGTGCAGGAACTCCAGTACCGAAAGCCGGGCGCGAAGATCATGACCGTGAGTCTGCGCAGATGGGATCCCGCAACACAGGATGAGGGAAGATTCACGCTCCAGCCGGACGACGAGGATCGCGCTGACTTTGTGATCTACACCCAGCCGGCGCAATAAAAGCCAGTCAATCTGTGTTGACGAAGAATGTCAGCCCGTTGCCGTGCGCATCGTAAAAGGCGAACTCCCGAGTTCCCCACGGCGTATCGCGCAGCGCGGTGTGCTCGTGGAACACATCCTTGTCCTTGTACTCATCGAACAGCGCTTCGACACCATCGATGTGGAACCGAAGCATGGGACGCTCCACACGATCCCATTCATCGGGATTGTGCCATTGCAGGTGCAGCATCACGCTGTCTCTTGAAACGCCAGCATACCGCACATCCCCGGTATTATCCTGAAATCGCAGTGTGAATCCGAGCTTGTCGATATAGAACCGAATCAATGCGGGTACATCCTTCGACGGAAGCACTGGTGCGACAGAGACAAATGTTGGACTTTGTGCTGACATCTTTGACTCCATGATACATGGTCAGTTCCTGCGAACCTCGTAGTAGTACGTCTGCCATCGACCATTGATTGTGAATGTGCCATCACTCGCAATAGGAATCTGCTCGTCGCGTGGCACGCCAAAGAAATCGACGGGTCGAACATGTGTCGGCGTGCTGCCATGGATCTTCAGTGTCGCTTGTACCGGCTGCATGAGGAGTGGTGGCTGCCCCATCTTTGTGAGTGTTTTCAGATCACTGGAATACTCTGTGCCGGTCTGCTTGTCGCGAGCCATCGCGGTGATCAGGATGTGCTTCGACTCGACAAGATCAAGATTGTCCAGTGGCGTGAACAGCAGCGATACATATTGTGTCTCTACGTGCGCGTCTACTGACGGGAGTGTCCAGTCCTGTCTGCCCGCAAACCCAATGATGCCCTGCGTCTTTGGCGTGCGTACCTCCACCACGCGATCTCCATAATGCCAGACGAGTTCGCCCGTGTTCGACGTAATCGTTTGTGATGCTGCGTCGTGGAACTGGTCTGCATCAAGCTCGATTGCACTCTCCATGCCGAATGTGATTGCGACTTTGCCCATCGCAAGCGCTTCGGGCTTTGTCGTCAGTGACCCCGTTAGCTCCTTCGCATCAAAGCCGCCTCCCGAGAGCGATTGTCCAAGCGAGTCCTTGCCCGAGAAGATCTTGGAGTAGGTTGCCTCGCGTAGCGCAACAACATCGCCTTCCTGTATGTGCTTGTTGTAGAGCGCGAATGCGATCGCGGGGAACTGCCCGATGTAGTGCGGTGTCTGCGTGGCGTACTTGCGCCCGCCCGGCCAGCCATCACCCATGCGCGCGGTGTCGAGCACGAAGTGATAGCTCGCGTCCCAACCCTGCAAACCGAACCCATAGAACGCGACGAGCGGTGCTGTTTCCGCTCGCCACGGGTTCGGTGGCATGTTTGTCCATTCGGAGTATGCGAACGCACGGTCGTACACCTGGAACATACCAACCGCAAGCAACCCACGCCCCGGCTTATCGAGATGCGTATTCAGGTAAACCGGTCCCTCGTCGATGATGTGCTGCCCGACGCCACCACCGAAATAGTTGTGCCGATCGATACAGTCAGCAGCAACGTCGCAATATAGATTTGCAAGACTCGCGGCTGGCCCGCCCGACTTCCACGCGGTTGTCACAGTCACACCACGAAACCCCGCCGCGCGCAGTTGCGCGATACGCCGATCGAAGTACTCGCGCTGGATCGACGCAAGAAACTCGATGTAGTCCGCTGTGCGCTGGAGTTGCCCCGTGTACTCATACTTTGGGCCGTCCTCTCCCCAGTGGTGCGCGCCCTGCAGCGCGAGTTCGCCGTTATCCCAGTCGTCGTTGGGCTGCCACTGATGGTTCCACGCGGCGTCAACATTCCGCTTCAGCTCGTATTTGTCTTTGATAAAGTCGAAGAAGCGCGTCCGCATCATCTTCGACAAGATTGGCGCGTTGTTCGGATCGGAGAGCACGTTGAGTGTAAAGAAGAACACGTTGCTCTCGTTCTGGATCTCGACCATCGCAAGCGCGGGATCGTCCTTGTACTTCAAACCCGTGTACGGGTTCTCGTGGTTGAGCATCACATCAAAGTAATTCCACGCTGCGTCCTGAATGCTTCTATCCAGATTGATGAAGTCGTTGGAGACGATCGGCTGACGATTCCCGTCTCGTTGTTGGTCGAGCTTATCGAGTTCGGCGAAGAGCGCATCGTCGATGTCACCCTTCTGCAGGAACGCACCGTGATGCGGGTACACGACGGACCACGTCGTGTAGATCCCCTGCTCCTTCAGTGCAGCAAACCATCGGTCGTACCGGTCAAGCCGCGCCGGATTGAGCGTGCCATCGGGTCGAAACACACCGACCGCATCGATGACCGTGTGCTGGCGCACGATGTTGATCCCATGCTTGCGGAGCCAGCGCGCAGCGTGCGACATCTCCTCGTGCGTGCGCCCCATTGGATGCGCATTCACACCCCAGAACTTCACAGGGCCATCCCCGTATGCAAACTGTAGATCAGAACCCATGCGATGCAGGAATCCGTGCTTGCCTGCTGGCGCATCGATCAGCCCACTCATGTCGATGATGGACTCATCAGAGAGGGTGTCATCCCCCATCACTACCGGGAACCACTCGTCCGGTTCCGGTGGCGCAACACGAATTTGCGGCTTTGTCACACCACTGGGCACGAACGGGATGCGCGTCAGCACGAAGCAGTCGATCGCGCCGTGGTGCTGTGCAGTAGAATGCATGCGGAATGTCAGCGTGTGACTGCCCTGCGACAGATACATCGTACCCGCGTTGATCCACGCGATGAATCGCAGGTCCGGCTTCCCATCTGCCGCGATGTTTGTTCTTCCGCGAAGATCATCGCCAAAGTCGATCGGTACCCACTCTGTCCTATCGTCGAGCCTGACCGAGAGCTTCGACGCAACCGGATTGGCGCGCAGCCAGAACGTGTACTCGTCCTCGACCTGCACATCGAATGTGTACGAGGCGGTGCCTTCCTTGTTTTCATCGAAGTGTGACAGCCAGCGGGTACCAGAGAGCACGTCTGTTGTGACGGAGTTGTACCACGAGTGCTGCGTGACGTTCTTTGTTGTCGCGTCCTCGCCCTCGATCCAGATCGCGTCTGATGTCGGTGCTGGCGCGTGCTGCGCGCAGACTGATGACACGCACAACACAACTGCAACACACCCACTGCGCAGTTTCATGTCGGTTCTCCGGATGACGATACGCCAACCCGCTTGAGCCAGCGGTCCACGACGAACGGCCCGAACGGGAAGATCGCGCCAACAATGCCTGCGATTGCCATGTTCTGGGTGAGCGGGATGACCGTCTTTCCACGGATAAAGAAGATCACCAGCGCAACGAACAGCGCACCATGGATCGGCCCCATGATCTTGACACCGATCGGCATATCTGCCATGTACTTGAGTGGCACAGCTACACCCATCAGCAGGATGGTCGAGATGCCCTCGATCATCGAGAAGATACGGAGTTTGTGCAGGAACGACGTATTGACAGCCATCCACATTTCCTTGTGTGAGTAACGGTTCGAATCGATTGGAGCTTACTTCGCCTGCGACTTTGCGATGTCCGCGAGCACGTCGGTCGCTGCGTTGTCCCGCACCAATGTCATGTACCGAGGACCACCGTCGTACGCAATGGTCGTATCAACCAGACGATCACCACTAACAGTGAGCAGATTGATCTCGCCATCGACAGCACTTGCTTCGATCGCATCGACAAACCGCTGACGGCTCCACGTGAACCCGTCGATCCCGATGATC
Coding sequences:
- a CDS encoding tetratricopeptide repeat protein codes for the protein MSENEPNEQNERTDSLEAIEHLIALSEEAVDRGDFTANEEYWEQALAMRLRLVPGDTEDTAHMLDDSGVSKELAGKHSEAESLFMRAVAMYETIHSQEHADIATVLDDLSRVKESRGDIEAALSVQDRAYSMRQRVQPKEDEASVMALMRCGFLKAQLGQLEQAETDYVAAHEMMQRLGYGDHEAVAKNLANRAHAISYLHRADESIQIFEEALAMQRRLYAGDHPDIANCLSSLASIYLVIDQPHKARPIIEEAHAMAARVYPEDHPHRGTIEGWYQTICENTP
- a CDS encoding VOC family protein, translating into MTVKRMDNVGIVVEDIDAAVAFFTELGLELEGRAPIEGAWADDVTGLRDMRVEIAMMRTPDGHSRLELSRFLAPPVVADHRVAPVNTLGYLRVMFTVEDIDDTLARLSKRGAVLVGNVAQYQEVYRLCYIRGPEGVLIGLAQELK
- a CDS encoding prepilin peptidase — protein: MPQWFYQMMPELLYLLFVLAFGGCVGSLLNVVAYRMPLGLSIVTPPSRCPKCNTKLAWRDNIPVFGWLFLRGKCRYCKNPISPEYPIVEACVALLFGVYYVVWYMIPRDAVWLGVPIGLLKPEWTIEARSGFHTWPTFMLMLLMLGALTGMFLVDAKTFMIPLQLSAIPAILGLIIHPLHAAWISHKGYVAGFGHTQPMGGWAIPIPEGWWWIGASIGAGIGLIIGNLLLHFGLLKCSFHDYEQWEEEHIAKHKAEQTQSAATPEPGENASASSETIDGEQEKETNNENDEMPADMWIQYPYARREVLRELLFLAPCLGLFVAGGWLIEAMNLTSAPPLWLRVFAGSLMGFLIGGGVVWAIRIFGTLGFGKEAMGLGDVHLMAGVGAVVGFVDASLAPFLASFVGLGWRIITLIGGNKFPKAMPFGPYLAVAVVLAMLFRHPIEYLLSALAGNPVNLP
- a CDS encoding OmpA family protein, with translation MSSFPSRRIVVALGLAGIGVGLTGCSSVSKNQYDAAVSEAFELRQELDSTRGQLAEAEARYAASSSENDQLRQNLEFERNRASTIVQQPPQINYGFEGIEGVSTRVTSEGIVLTVEGDILFDSGKVDLRNAAKQSLDRIASSIQSRYPGSLVRIEGYTDSDPIKKSKWTSNEQLSGERALAVEKYLVSRGLKGDRVYFSGFGPAAPKATKKDSRRVEIVIAQ
- a CDS encoding ChaN family lipoprotein, with the translated sequence MKPILSSVALAAVALSLTGCAIHGPSAEDIAVEQLATYQPRHSAPIFHGENGARMSWDHMLNALADADVIVLGELHDDAFGHRVQLAIVEDMMTRHEGTALSMEMLDRNEQATIDDYLAGMITQDQFIERTASTAWHRNTQAFLSGEMPKDEFVEKMNAFGWPDWMNNYLPIINAAKENNARIIGANTPWALYTRLANREGYDALNALTDAQRVNFDLPHEILTGTYRENFWQVMAGRAEGDPVEDVETPHGVHPGMTDESILGMFKSQLLMDATMAGSIANALNTGSVRVIHLVGQFHSDFRGGTVQELQYRKPGAKIMTVSLRRWDPATQDEGRFTLQPDDEDRADFVIYTQPAQ
- a CDS encoding VOC family protein; its protein translation is MSAQSPTFVSVAPVLPSKDVPALIRFYIDKLGFTLRFQDNTGDVRYAGVSRDSVMLHLQWHNPDEWDRVERPMLRFHIDGVEALFDEYKDKDVFHEHTALRDTPWGTREFAFYDAHGNGLTFFVNTD
- a CDS encoding DUF3817 domain-containing protein: MAVNTSFLHKLRIFSMIEGISTILLMGVAVPLKYMADMPIGVKIMGPIHGALFVALVIFFIRGKTVIPLTQNMAIAGIVGAIFPFGPFVVDRWLKRVGVSSSGEPT